A genomic region of Xanthomonas campestris pv. phormiicola contains the following coding sequences:
- a CDS encoding aquaporin family protein, with amino-acid sequence MNRQLLGELISEAVAMVIIIAFGCSVACMYVLYDPSPYQHAYWGVCMAWGLAVTIAIYVTASVSGTHANPAVTLALALFRGFAWKKVLPYWAAQVGGAFLGAAIVYLLFAPVIDHYNQTQHLTRAAGGAAGVFFTAPGLAITPMHALRDQVILTAFLIFGIFAITERYNEAAPGANAGALIIGLLVATIGASMGYLEAWAINPARDFGPRLFAYFAGWGASALPSADSYWWIPIVGPLVGGVIGGAAYQWLIYPFLPARVKALEKEAASRRA; translated from the coding sequence ATGAACCGGCAACTGCTCGGCGAACTGATTTCCGAGGCGGTGGCGATGGTGATCATCATCGCCTTCGGCTGCTCGGTGGCGTGCATGTACGTGCTGTACGACCCCAGCCCCTACCAGCACGCCTACTGGGGCGTATGCATGGCCTGGGGCCTGGCGGTGACGATCGCGATCTACGTCACCGCGTCGGTCTCCGGCACCCACGCCAATCCGGCGGTGACCCTGGCGCTGGCGCTGTTCCGCGGTTTCGCGTGGAAGAAGGTGCTGCCGTACTGGGCGGCGCAGGTGGGCGGCGCGTTCCTTGGCGCGGCCATCGTCTATCTGTTGTTCGCGCCGGTGATCGACCACTACAACCAGACCCAGCACCTGACCCGCGCGGCGGGCGGTGCGGCCGGCGTGTTCTTCACCGCGCCGGGCCTGGCGATCACGCCGATGCACGCGCTGCGCGACCAGGTGATCCTGACCGCGTTCCTGATCTTCGGCATCTTCGCCATCACCGAGCGCTACAACGAAGCCGCGCCCGGCGCCAATGCCGGCGCGCTGATCATCGGCCTGCTGGTGGCGACCATCGGCGCCTCGATGGGCTACCTGGAAGCGTGGGCGATCAATCCGGCGCGCGATTTCGGGCCGCGCCTGTTCGCCTATTTCGCCGGCTGGGGCGCCTCGGCGCTGCCGTCGGCCGACAGCTACTGGTGGATCCCGATCGTCGGCCCGCTGGTCGGCGGCGTGATCGGCGGCGCCGCCTACCAATGGCTGATCTATCCGTTCCTGCCGGCGCGGGTGAAGGCGCTCGAGAAAGAAGCGGCGTCGCGCCGGGCCTGA
- the glpK gene encoding glycerol kinase GlpK translates to MEKTFILAIDQGTTSSRAILFDRKGRIVGMAQREFGQIFPQPGWVEHNPREIMTSVYTTITELLNNQQVDASAIAGIGITNQRETAVVWDRATGQPIYNAIVWQSRQTKDICEQLKAAGHEDMVRAKTGLLIDAYFSGTKVKWILDHVEGARERAQRGELAFGTIDSWLIWNLTAGKVHVTDYTNASRTLLYNIHELRWDEELLQMLDIPASMLPQVRSSSEIYGTTQGQYFYGHEVPIAGIAGDQQAALFGQACFEPGMAKNTYGTGCFMLMNTGEKAVESKNGLLTTIAWGVDGKVVYALEGAIFVAGSVVQWLRDGLRMLGKASDSEEYAERAGDNDGVYFVPAFVGLGAPYWRSDIRGAVFGLTRGTTKEHFIRAAVESMAYQTRDVLTAMQVDSGIELKELRADGGAISNDFMAQFQSDILDVPVLRPEVAETTALGAAYLAGLATGFWKDRAEIAQQWAVDRRFEPSMPAERREHLYAGWQQAVEATMGFRIR, encoded by the coding sequence ATGGAAAAGACATTCATCCTGGCCATCGACCAGGGCACCACCAGTTCGCGCGCGATCCTGTTCGACCGCAAGGGCCGCATCGTCGGCATGGCGCAGCGCGAGTTCGGGCAGATCTTCCCGCAGCCGGGCTGGGTGGAGCACAACCCGCGCGAGATCATGACCAGCGTCTACACCACGATCACCGAACTGCTGAACAACCAGCAGGTGGACGCCAGCGCGATCGCCGGCATCGGCATCACCAACCAGCGCGAGACCGCGGTGGTGTGGGACCGCGCCACCGGGCAGCCGATCTACAACGCCATTGTCTGGCAGTCGCGGCAGACCAAGGACATCTGCGAGCAGCTCAAGGCCGCCGGCCACGAGGACATGGTGCGGGCCAAGACCGGCCTGCTGATCGATGCGTATTTCTCCGGCACCAAGGTCAAGTGGATCCTCGACCATGTCGAGGGCGCGCGCGAACGCGCGCAGCGCGGCGAGCTGGCGTTCGGCACCATCGACAGCTGGCTGATCTGGAACCTCACCGCCGGCAAGGTCCACGTCACCGACTACACCAACGCCTCGCGCACGCTGCTGTACAACATCCACGAACTGCGCTGGGACGAGGAACTGCTGCAGATGCTCGACATCCCCGCCTCGATGCTGCCCCAGGTGCGGTCCTCCAGCGAGATCTACGGCACCACCCAGGGCCAGTATTTCTACGGCCACGAAGTGCCGATCGCCGGCATCGCCGGCGACCAGCAGGCGGCGCTGTTCGGCCAGGCCTGCTTCGAGCCGGGCATGGCCAAGAACACCTACGGCACCGGCTGTTTCATGCTGATGAACACCGGCGAGAAAGCGGTGGAATCCAAGAACGGCCTGCTCACCACCATCGCCTGGGGTGTGGACGGCAAGGTCGTGTACGCGCTGGAAGGGGCGATCTTCGTCGCCGGGTCGGTGGTGCAGTGGCTGCGCGACGGCCTGCGCATGCTCGGCAAGGCCAGCGACTCGGAAGAGTACGCCGAGCGCGCCGGCGACAACGACGGCGTGTATTTCGTGCCGGCCTTCGTCGGCCTGGGCGCGCCGTACTGGCGCAGCGATATCCGCGGCGCGGTGTTCGGGCTGACCCGCGGCACCACCAAGGAACACTTCATCCGCGCCGCGGTGGAGTCGATGGCGTATCAGACCCGCGACGTGCTGACCGCGATGCAGGTCGATTCGGGCATCGAGCTGAAGGAACTGCGCGCCGACGGCGGCGCGATCAGCAACGACTTCATGGCCCAGTTCCAGAGCGACATCCTCGACGTGCCGGTGCTGCGCCCCGAAGTGGCGGAGACCACCGCGCTGGGCGCCGCGTATCTGGCCGGGCTGGCGACGGGCTTCTGGAAGGATCGCGCGGAGATCGCGCAGCAATGGGCGGTGGACCGCCGCTTCGAGCCGAGCATGCCGGCCGAGCGCCGCGAGCACCTGTATGCCGGCTGGCAGCAGGCAGTGGAGGCGACGATGGGGTTCCGCATTCGCTGA
- the glpD gene encoding glycerol-3-phosphate dehydrogenase, with translation MREIYDVLVVGGGINGVGIARDAVGRGLSVCLCERDDLASHTSSASTKLIHGGLRYLEQYEFALVGKALAEREVLLRLAPHIIWPLRFLLPHQPHLRPAWMIRTGLFLYDHLGRGRRTLPGSRRMALRSDPVGAPLREEFRTGFVYSDAWVQDARLVVLNALDAAQRGARILTRTRCVAARRLGGVWQVQLEHADGRRQEVQARALVNAAGPWAVQFLDEVAKVGHDHALRLVKGSHIVVPRLFEHDHAYIFQQPDRRIVFAIPYEHDFTLIGTTDVDYRADPSAPKIDAEETRYLCEAANRYFLRQIAPGDVVWSYSGVRPLLDDEEDNAAEVTRDYLLELDADGGAALLNVFGGKLTTYRKLAEEAVDRLVAHAGRKAPAWTVRGAPLPGGERRDIHVLAQELRATRPWLSEASAWRLARNYGTRATLLLGEASSLQALGEHFGADLYQAEVDYLREHEWVTQADDLLWRRSKLGLRIDAAGRQRLIDYLQQAPAAVAAAPA, from the coding sequence ATGCGCGAGATCTACGATGTGCTGGTGGTCGGTGGCGGCATCAACGGCGTGGGCATCGCCCGCGACGCGGTGGGCCGTGGCCTGTCGGTGTGCCTGTGCGAGCGCGACGACCTGGCCTCGCACACCTCCAGCGCCAGCACCAAGCTGATCCACGGCGGGCTGCGCTACCTGGAGCAGTACGAATTCGCGCTGGTCGGCAAGGCGCTGGCCGAACGCGAAGTGCTGCTGCGCCTGGCCCCGCACATCATCTGGCCGCTGCGCTTCCTGCTGCCGCACCAGCCGCACCTGCGCCCGGCGTGGATGATCCGCACCGGCCTGTTCCTGTACGACCATCTGGGCCGCGGCCGTCGCACCCTGCCGGGCTCCAGGCGCATGGCGTTGCGCTCGGACCCGGTCGGCGCGCCGCTGCGCGAGGAATTCCGCACCGGCTTCGTCTATTCCGACGCCTGGGTGCAGGACGCGCGGCTGGTGGTGCTCAATGCGCTGGATGCGGCGCAACGCGGCGCCAGGATACTGACCCGTACCCGCTGCGTCGCCGCGCGCCGGCTCGGCGGCGTGTGGCAGGTGCAGCTGGAGCATGCCGACGGTCGCCGCCAGGAGGTGCAGGCGCGCGCGCTGGTCAACGCCGCCGGACCGTGGGCGGTGCAGTTCCTCGACGAGGTGGCCAAGGTCGGCCACGACCACGCGCTGCGCCTGGTCAAGGGCAGCCACATCGTGGTGCCGCGGCTGTTCGAGCACGATCACGCCTACATCTTCCAGCAGCCGGACCGGCGCATCGTGTTCGCGATCCCCTACGAGCACGACTTCACCCTGATCGGCACCACCGACGTGGACTACCGTGCCGATCCGTCCGCGCCGAAGATCGACGCCGAGGAGACGCGCTACCTGTGCGAGGCCGCCAACCGCTATTTCCTCAGGCAGATCGCGCCCGGCGACGTGGTGTGGAGCTACAGCGGCGTGCGCCCGCTGCTCGACGACGAGGAGGACAACGCCGCCGAGGTCACCCGCGACTACCTGCTGGAACTGGACGCGGACGGCGGCGCGGCGCTGCTCAACGTGTTCGGCGGCAAGCTCACCACTTACCGCAAGCTGGCCGAGGAAGCGGTGGACCGGCTGGTCGCGCACGCCGGGCGCAAGGCGCCGGCCTGGACCGTGCGTGGCGCGCCGCTGCCCGGCGGCGAACGCCGCGACATCCACGTGCTGGCGCAGGAACTGCGCGCGACGCGGCCGTGGCTGAGCGAGGCGAGCGCCTGGCGCCTGGCGCGCAACTACGGCACCCGCGCGACGTTGCTGCTCGGCGAGGCCAGCTCGCTGCAGGCACTGGGCGAGCATTTCGGCGCCGACCTGTACCAGGCGGAAGTGGACTATCTGCGCGAACACGAGTGGGTGACCCAGGCCGACGACCTGCTGTGGCGCCGCAGCAAGCTCGGCCTGCGCATCGACGCCGCCGGCCGCCAACGGCTGATCGACTATCTGCAGCAGGCGCCGGCTGCGGTGGCCGCCGCGCCCGCATGA
- a CDS encoding DeoR family transcriptional regulator, whose product MRHHRRMDNTIPKPGALPALNPRQEQLVALVRQQGYAEVEGLATRFEVTPQTIRRDLALLCEAGLLRRYHGGVSLPSSVENLAYTARKALQAQEKRRIATLLAQHIPDDASLFINIGTTNEDVARALMGHSGLRVITNNLNVAVMMSANPSFEVMVAGGRVRGRDQGVTGEATIELIRQFKVDFGVIGISGIDPDGTLLDFDFHEVRVAQAIIEHSRQVFLAADHSKLGRNAMVRLGPIARVQAWFTDRAPPPDLAAVLAAAGTRVFVADNDADDEAVTAATAGSDHADLD is encoded by the coding sequence ATGCGCCATCATCGGCGCATGGACAACACGATCCCCAAGCCCGGCGCGCTGCCTGCGCTCAATCCGCGCCAGGAGCAACTGGTGGCGCTGGTGCGGCAGCAGGGCTATGCCGAGGTGGAAGGGCTGGCCACGCGCTTCGAGGTGACCCCGCAGACCATCCGCCGCGACCTGGCGCTGCTGTGCGAGGCCGGCCTGCTGCGCCGCTACCACGGCGGCGTCAGCCTGCCGTCGAGCGTGGAGAACCTGGCCTACACGGCGCGCAAGGCGCTGCAGGCGCAGGAGAAGCGGCGCATCGCCACGCTGCTGGCGCAGCACATTCCCGACGACGCCTCGCTGTTCATCAACATCGGCACCACCAACGAGGACGTGGCGCGCGCGCTGATGGGGCACAGCGGGCTGCGGGTGATCACCAACAACCTCAACGTGGCGGTGATGATGAGCGCCAATCCGAGCTTCGAGGTGATGGTGGCTGGCGGGCGCGTGCGCGGCCGCGACCAGGGCGTGACCGGCGAGGCCACGATCGAGCTGATCCGCCAGTTCAAGGTGGATTTCGGGGTGATCGGCATTTCCGGCATCGATCCGGACGGCACCTTGCTGGATTTCGATTTCCACGAGGTGCGGGTGGCGCAGGCCATCATCGAGCACTCGCGGCAGGTGTTCCTGGCCGCCGACCACAGCAAGCTCGGCCGCAATGCGATGGTCCGGCTCGGGCCGATCGCGCGGGTCCAGGCCTGGTTCACCGACCGCGCGCCGCCGCCGGACCTGGCCGCGGTGCTGGCCGCGGCCGGCACCCGGGTGTTCGTCGCCGACAACGACGCTGACGATGAAGCGGTCACGGCGGCCACGGCGGGCAGCGACCACGCCGACCTGGACTGA